The DNA region GATCCTCTCTCGGATGAAAAGGGCTGAGGATATTCTCATGACCCAAACCCTCGATCTCGAGAGCGAGATTTTCCTGCCCATCGCTCTGACCGGCGAACTTTTTGCAGGGAATCGAGGAGGCCATGAGCCTTTTTACGTCGCTTGGGCGATTGGGGAGGTATATGGTGCCAGGGTTGATTAAAGGTACGTTACCCCGACGGCTCGCCATCAGCACGGTGCTGCTATTTTGTACGATGGGGGCGAACGATATATCACCCTCCACGCAACCCATAATCCAGCTCGGTCAAACTGTGGAAGGTGAACTTGGCCCCGGCGACAAGAAACTGGACGATGGCACCTATTATGATCTCTATCTTTTCCGTGGCGAGAGCCGTCAAAGGATCGTCCTCGACCTCACATCGTCGGATTTCGATC from Blastocatellia bacterium includes:
- a CDS encoding PPC domain-containing protein, with product MSLFTSLGRLGRYMVPGLIKGTLPRRLAISTVLLFCTMGANDISPSTQPIIQLGQTVEGELGPGDKKLDDGTYYDLYLFRGESRQRIVLDLTSSDFDPFLTLLDQDGMAIVSDHASGGQRHARITLSLPYSGRYYIRVNTVHKEQRGKYTLRTTVTKNED